A portion of the Apus apus isolate bApuApu2 chromosome 3, bApuApu2.pri.cur, whole genome shotgun sequence genome contains these proteins:
- the TBXT gene encoding T-box transcription factor T isoform X2: MSSPGAEGAGKPLQYRVDHLLSAVESELQAGSEKGDPTERELRVTLEDNDLWLRFKELTNEMIVTKNGRRMFPVLKVSVSGLDPNAMYSFLLDFVAADGHRWKYVNGEWVPGGKPEPQAPSCVYIHPDSPNFGAHWMKAPVSFSKVKLTNKLNGGGQIMLNSLHKYEPRIHIVRVGGPQRMITSHSFPETQFIAVTAYQNEEITALKIKYNPFAKAFLDAKERSDHKDMMEEVGDNQQSGYSQLGSWLIPGTGALCPPANPHAQFGAPLSLSPAHSCERYSSLRNHRPAPYPNPYTHRNNSPTYADNSSACLSMLQSHDNWSSLGVPTHTTMLPMSHSTGTATSSSQYPNLWSVSNSTITPVSQSSGMSNGLSSQFLRGSPAHYPALPHPVAAASSTSPLYEGGTPTDLPDSQYDASAHARLAATWTPVTPPSM; this comes from the exons ATGAGCTCCCCCGGCGCGGAGGGGGCGGGCAAGCCCCTGCAGTACCGGGTGGATCACCTGCTGAGCGCCGTGGAGAGcgagctgcaggcaggcagcgaGAAGGGTGACCCCACGGAGAGGGAGCTGCGGGTCACGCTGGAGGACAACGACCTGTGGCTGCGCTTCAAGGAGCTCACCAACGAGATGATCGTCACCAAAAACGGCAG GAGGATGTTCCCGGTGCTGAAGGTGAGCGTGTCGGGGCTGGACCCCAACGCTATGTACTCCTTCCTGCTGGACTTCGTGGCGGCCGACGGGCACCGCTGGAAGTACGTGAACGGAGAGTGGGTGCCGGGCGGGAAGCCCGAGCCGCAGGCGCCCAGCTGTGTCTACATCCACCCCGACTCGCCCAACTTTGGCGCGCACTGGATGAAGGCGCCGGTCTCCTTCAGCAAAGTCAAACTCACCAACAAGCTCAACGGCGGCGGGCAG ATCATGTTGAACTCTCTGCACAAGTATGAGCCAAGGATTCATATAGTGCGAGTGGGTGGCCCACAGCGGATGATCACTAGCCATTCCTTCCCAGAGACCCAGTTTATAGCCGTGACGGCCTACCAGAATGAGGAG atcacagctttaaaaattaaatacaatccGTTTGCAAAGGCATTTCTTGATGCAAAAGAAAG AAGTGATCACAAAGACATGATGGAGGAGGTGGGAGACAACCAGCAGTCTGGGTATTCTCAGT TAGGCAGTTGGCTTATTCCTGGGACTGGGGCTCTGTGCCCACCTGCCAATCCTCACGCTCAGTTTGGAGCccccctgtccctgtcccctgctcACAGCTGTGAAAGATACTCATCGCTGAGGAATCACCGTCCTGCCCCCTACCCCAACCCCTACACCCATAGAAACAACTCGCCAA CCTATGCCGATAACTCCTCTGCCTGCCTTTCCATGCTGCAGTCCCATGACAACTGGTCTTCTCTAGGAGTTCCCACACACACAACGATGCTGCCCATGAGTCACAGCACTGGCACAGCTACCAGCTCCAG TCAGTATCCTAACTTATGGTCTGTGAGTAACAGCACCATCACGCCGGTGTCCCAGTCGAGCGGGATGTCCAACGGCCTGAGCTCCCAGTTCCTACGCGGCTCTCCCGCGCACTACCCTGCCCTCCCGCACCCGGTCGCTGCCgcctcctccacctccccccTGTACGAGGGCGGGACGCCCACGGACCTGCCCGACAGCCAGTACGATGCCTCCGCACATGCCAGGCTGGCGGCCACCTGGACACCCGTCACCCCCCCTTCCATGTAA
- the TBXT gene encoding T-box transcription factor T isoform X3 produces the protein MSSPGAEGAGKPLQYRVDHLLSAVESELQAGSEKGDPTERELRVTLEDNDLWLRFKELTNEMIVTKNGRRMFPVLKVSVSGLDPNAMYSFLLDFVAADGHRWKYVNGEWVPGGKPEPQAPSCVYIHPDSPNFGAHWMKAPVSFSKVKLTNKLNGGGQIMLNSLHKYEPRIHIVRVGGPQRMITSHSFPETQFIAVTAYQNEEITALKIKYNPFAKAFLDAKERSDHKDMMEEVGDNQQSGYSQSYADNSSACLSMLQSHDNWSSLGVPTHTTMLPMSHSTGTATSSSQYPNLWSVSNSTITPVSQSSGMSNGLSSQFLRGSPAHYPALPHPVAAASSTSPLYEGGTPTDLPDSQYDASAHARLAATWTPVTPPSM, from the exons ATGAGCTCCCCCGGCGCGGAGGGGGCGGGCAAGCCCCTGCAGTACCGGGTGGATCACCTGCTGAGCGCCGTGGAGAGcgagctgcaggcaggcagcgaGAAGGGTGACCCCACGGAGAGGGAGCTGCGGGTCACGCTGGAGGACAACGACCTGTGGCTGCGCTTCAAGGAGCTCACCAACGAGATGATCGTCACCAAAAACGGCAG GAGGATGTTCCCGGTGCTGAAGGTGAGCGTGTCGGGGCTGGACCCCAACGCTATGTACTCCTTCCTGCTGGACTTCGTGGCGGCCGACGGGCACCGCTGGAAGTACGTGAACGGAGAGTGGGTGCCGGGCGGGAAGCCCGAGCCGCAGGCGCCCAGCTGTGTCTACATCCACCCCGACTCGCCCAACTTTGGCGCGCACTGGATGAAGGCGCCGGTCTCCTTCAGCAAAGTCAAACTCACCAACAAGCTCAACGGCGGCGGGCAG ATCATGTTGAACTCTCTGCACAAGTATGAGCCAAGGATTCATATAGTGCGAGTGGGTGGCCCACAGCGGATGATCACTAGCCATTCCTTCCCAGAGACCCAGTTTATAGCCGTGACGGCCTACCAGAATGAGGAG atcacagctttaaaaattaaatacaatccGTTTGCAAAGGCATTTCTTGATGCAAAAGAAAG AAGTGATCACAAAGACATGATGGAGGAGGTGGGAGACAACCAGCAGTCTGGGTATTCTCAGT CCTATGCCGATAACTCCTCTGCCTGCCTTTCCATGCTGCAGTCCCATGACAACTGGTCTTCTCTAGGAGTTCCCACACACACAACGATGCTGCCCATGAGTCACAGCACTGGCACAGCTACCAGCTCCAG TCAGTATCCTAACTTATGGTCTGTGAGTAACAGCACCATCACGCCGGTGTCCCAGTCGAGCGGGATGTCCAACGGCCTGAGCTCCCAGTTCCTACGCGGCTCTCCCGCGCACTACCCTGCCCTCCCGCACCCGGTCGCTGCCgcctcctccacctccccccTGTACGAGGGCGGGACGCCCACGGACCTGCCCGACAGCCAGTACGATGCCTCCGCACATGCCAGGCTGGCGGCCACCTGGACACCCGTCACCCCCCCTTCCATGTAA
- the TBXT gene encoding T-box transcription factor T isoform X1 codes for MSSPGAEGAGKPLQYRVDHLLSAVESELQAGSEKGDPTERELRVTLEDNDLWLRFKELTNEMIVTKNGRRMFPVLKVSVSGLDPNAMYSFLLDFVAADGHRWKYVNGEWVPGGKPEPQAPSCVYIHPDSPNFGAHWMKAPVSFSKVKLTNKLNGGGQIMLNSLHKYEPRIHIVRVGGPQRMITSHSFPETQFIAVTAYQNEEITALKIKYNPFAKAFLDAKERSDHKDMMEEVGDNQQSGYSQLGSWLIPGTGALCPPANPHAQFGAPLSLSPAHSCERYSSLRNHRPAPYPNPYTHRNNSPTAYADNSSACLSMLQSHDNWSSLGVPTHTTMLPMSHSTGTATSSSQYPNLWSVSNSTITPVSQSSGMSNGLSSQFLRGSPAHYPALPHPVAAASSTSPLYEGGTPTDLPDSQYDASAHARLAATWTPVTPPSM; via the exons ATGAGCTCCCCCGGCGCGGAGGGGGCGGGCAAGCCCCTGCAGTACCGGGTGGATCACCTGCTGAGCGCCGTGGAGAGcgagctgcaggcaggcagcgaGAAGGGTGACCCCACGGAGAGGGAGCTGCGGGTCACGCTGGAGGACAACGACCTGTGGCTGCGCTTCAAGGAGCTCACCAACGAGATGATCGTCACCAAAAACGGCAG GAGGATGTTCCCGGTGCTGAAGGTGAGCGTGTCGGGGCTGGACCCCAACGCTATGTACTCCTTCCTGCTGGACTTCGTGGCGGCCGACGGGCACCGCTGGAAGTACGTGAACGGAGAGTGGGTGCCGGGCGGGAAGCCCGAGCCGCAGGCGCCCAGCTGTGTCTACATCCACCCCGACTCGCCCAACTTTGGCGCGCACTGGATGAAGGCGCCGGTCTCCTTCAGCAAAGTCAAACTCACCAACAAGCTCAACGGCGGCGGGCAG ATCATGTTGAACTCTCTGCACAAGTATGAGCCAAGGATTCATATAGTGCGAGTGGGTGGCCCACAGCGGATGATCACTAGCCATTCCTTCCCAGAGACCCAGTTTATAGCCGTGACGGCCTACCAGAATGAGGAG atcacagctttaaaaattaaatacaatccGTTTGCAAAGGCATTTCTTGATGCAAAAGAAAG AAGTGATCACAAAGACATGATGGAGGAGGTGGGAGACAACCAGCAGTCTGGGTATTCTCAGT TAGGCAGTTGGCTTATTCCTGGGACTGGGGCTCTGTGCCCACCTGCCAATCCTCACGCTCAGTTTGGAGCccccctgtccctgtcccctgctcACAGCTGTGAAAGATACTCATCGCTGAGGAATCACCGTCCTGCCCCCTACCCCAACCCCTACACCCATAGAAACAACTCGCCAA caGCCTATGCCGATAACTCCTCTGCCTGCCTTTCCATGCTGCAGTCCCATGACAACTGGTCTTCTCTAGGAGTTCCCACACACACAACGATGCTGCCCATGAGTCACAGCACTGGCACAGCTACCAGCTCCAG TCAGTATCCTAACTTATGGTCTGTGAGTAACAGCACCATCACGCCGGTGTCCCAGTCGAGCGGGATGTCCAACGGCCTGAGCTCCCAGTTCCTACGCGGCTCTCCCGCGCACTACCCTGCCCTCCCGCACCCGGTCGCTGCCgcctcctccacctccccccTGTACGAGGGCGGGACGCCCACGGACCTGCCCGACAGCCAGTACGATGCCTCCGCACATGCCAGGCTGGCGGCCACCTGGACACCCGTCACCCCCCCTTCCATGTAA